TCAAAGCAAATTATCTGACAATAATCTGGATCTGCTGGAATCCAATGAGCATAATCTGGTACTTTAATCTGCTTCATATAAAAAAACTTGTCTTGTTTGCTTCCTGGAACTTGGCATTGTAGCTCTGTTCTCCGAACACACCCATTAGTCCAATTTCCTTTACTCCATTCGTCAATATTTTCCGGCGTAAACCCTCTCAAACATTCACAAATGGGTTCTTTCATAGGATTACAAACGGCAAACTTGCCACATTTGCCATAAACATCACACTCAGACAACAACGACTGAAAGTAAATTTCCCAAGAATTTTTATAGTCATCCCAAAGCTTGCCTTGTAGAAACCCATCATAAGTCAGAACAAACCTATCCAGAAGTTCATTTTTGGAGCGCTCGAATGATAGGTCCACTGTGCCATCATGATCATCAATATTAAATCCTGAGGAGACATCAGAATCAGAGAAAGGTATTCCAATAAATCGATACCCATTCCATGGGCCTGTACGCCAATAAGTTTCATCGCCAGCAACAATGAAGAATTCAATCACATCTCGTGGAAGACTAACAAGGCGAAATCGACCAAATGATGGATCATTATTGCTCTTCCATGATTGAATGTTTATTTTAGTATCATGCAAACTTTTATTAAAGGTCAGCTTTACTCCTGACACTAATGAATCTGTCGGATTGTCAAAACTCTGCCAAATCCTGGTATTACTACCCTGTAGATACAGAATAAGGTTACCAGTATCTAAGAGCTGAGCTACCGAATTATTTACCTTAAATGAGACATTCGATGACCAATAAATCTTATCCTGACCGTCCATCACTTGAAGATTCCCGTCATCCGAGATTTTGAAGAGGGCAGATGAGTTTTTTACTGGATTGTCTCTGTTGGCTACCCAAATAACCTCCAAAGAATCCTCAGAATTCAACTTGTTATTAAACCATATGCCAAGATACCAATTCGCCGAGTTAGTTGGACTAAAGAAACCCAGTTGGAAATTAGCATTGTTAGAGACCAGTGTTTCCGGGCTTTTTAGAAACTGAGGGGATGTAAAAGAATCGGATGCAGTTGAACCAAGCTCGAAATCAAAACATTTGATTGACAGAAATATGTAAATAACAGTCTTGAGATCCATTGAAAATTTAGGAATGAAAAGTTATGCCTGATGTCTAATGGTACAAGGCATAAACTCAAGATCACAGTAGCATTAAAATTATAAAAGCATTTAAATCTATACTCagccaaaaatgataaaatatgTAACACTTGTTGATGTTAATAACTCCAAGTTGAAGGCTTCCTGGTTTACTTTGACAACATTGAAGAAATCAGTCAAAACAATTTTGTGTTTTTAAAGCATTATGTTGTATTCTGACAACATATTTATACCAATTATTTAATTGGTTAGGATTAATATTTAGTAAGGTTCAGATTAAGTAGTGCCCTCCAATAAGTCTACAAGACAGAGAAGTGGCAACattttgttgaaattgtaagagAAATTATGTGCTCCCCTGTAAGTATGAAGAGTTTATTCTGAAAGATatacaacattaccccagtgcctcaatggctcccgcaaattgcggggtaaggggtaaggggtaagggggggtcggatgtacgcagtctTACCTTTGTGTTAACAACACAAAGAAACTGTTTCCTAATGAGCCAAGATGAAAACTGCATCGAAAACATCATCGAATGACTGATACTCCACAATAGAAAGAAGCGCAGTCACTTTAGTAAGCCGTTTTgttttattccatcataatctgGAGCCAAAGAGTAATGAATCTTTGGCTCCataaaaaaattgaaacttaTTCTAAAATATATACTCTAAAAAAACAGAGGTGACTTTAATGTAACTATTAAGACGTCAACGGAATTATGCCGTGCGCCTTGTACTCCTTCCTTTTCAATTTATATTGTTTATGTATCCCATTTTAGGGTGTTTCAGTAATTATTTATGTTTCTGTTTTCGGCAAATTTGTTTATGCGTGAAAGAGGTCTTTATTGTATGTTTATCTTCTCTTCCCCAGTTCACCCCGGCACACAACCACACCATTCTATCCTTATCCTTAACTACCCGCCGCAGGACCAAAATCGGTACAAACCACTCGAAATTCACTCTGATCACCACATCTGCGCAGCGAGTCTCAGTGTCTCACCCAACCCAACCTGATACCACAAACTAGAGATTAATAGCACTTGAAATGCTTGAGTACAATACACATGACCAGAACAAAATGATGAACACATAATAGAAATATGACACAAAAGATACATGGTTCACACTTAGTTCAAGGTATTCATCAGCAATCCCATGTGCCCTTTTTACAGAAGAGCAGCTATACACAACAGTAAAACACAATCTTATGTTCAAACAAGACTATAAACTACCCGTTTTACACAAGGGTAGCTCATACTATCAATGAACTGGTAATACTAAAAAATGTCTGACCAAGAGCGAAAACCATAACATTCATAATAGAGTCTGACCAACTGAACATACAAATTCCCCTACAAGAACCGTTACCGGCCTTTTATGCAAGTAAGTGAAACACGGTTAACTGACGCACTCTCATTTTCCTCTTGCAAAGCATGGTTATGAGGATCATACCTTCTTAGCGTGAAGGCAGGTTGTATAGGGCGAGGGAGATTCAAAATTTCACTATCAATCATGTAAATAACCACTGAAATGTTCGGTCTACCTTCGGGCAAATCTTGCACACACAAGAAAGCTACATGTATGCACCTCAATATCTCATCTTGGAAGTCCGATTCCAAAACTGGATCAATTAGGGACCGTATATCACCTTCATTCCACAATTTCCATGCCTGACATACAGCATTTTACATAGGTAGTTCAGAAAATTTTGCAATAATCTAAGCAGTATTTCTAATTTTGTGGAGTAGGATGTTACTTACATGCCCCAAGAGGCTTAAACTCTCGTCTTCCTGAAAGCTACTGTTCCTTCTGCCACTTACAATCTCTAGTAGCAGCACTCCAAAGCTGAAAACGTCCGATTTTTCAGAAAAACGCCCACCCATAACGTACTCTGGAGACATATAACCACTGCAATTACAAAACAGAACATAGCAGATAGTAGTGTTAAGCAGACTGTGCAAAACTGACCCACATCAGAATAACATGACACAGGGCCTAAAATAGACACATACAGGACAATCCAAGAAACACTGAAACCTGATTACCTACTCGTAGACAGCCCGAGCCCCGAAACATATTGAACCCAATATTGACGTGTTCCAAAATAACTCGACCCGAACCATAAAATGATCTATCATTTGCTGAAATATCAATGTTCAACAAACACCTAAAAGTGTGTGCATAATATATGACGAGAAAAACACAACAAACTAGCCCTTTCAAACGGGTCGGGCCCTGTTACGGGCCGGGTTAGAGCCGAAATACGCGTCAGAAAATAGTCTCTAATGccttttttttacaattttttaaataaaaaaaaaaagtaaaaagtaaaacctatttaaaattaatatattaatcatATTCAATGATTACATTAATTATATCGACATAATTATAAAATAAAGGTTTTGaagtaattattttattattaaatattataaaatatATAAAAGTGACTTTTTAATtgaatttgtaattttaagtgctaaaaataataattttttaattattatttcaaatataatataaaaatattattattttaataaaattcttgatttacctttgaccgaacaggtcgacccgttcgggtcgggcctcgaccctaaaataacgggttatTTCGGGTCAGGTCAAACGGGTCGCCGGGTCGAAATTAGCGGGTCTTGACCCTGAAAAAAGGGtgggtcgggttttcgggtcgggtcaggatTTGACAGGTCTACAACAAACCCGTCCTAAAAAAATTGATTCAAGTTCGAATGAACTAACTTATAGCCATACATGGAAATGACCCAATAATAACACACAAACTCGAATCGATGTAATTCAATACAAATCAACCCGATCTGTAACGCATTCCCAAATTACCTGACCCAGACAGTACTCAGCCCAAATAACCTATTTGCCATGTTTATCTACAGGTAAGAATTTCAGAGCTAAGGACTCACCAATCATCAGCTTTGGAATATCATTTCAAAGAGGCAACCAGCTCTCTAAAGTGGCATGTGTTTGAATTCTAAAATAGTGGTCAATTAATCCAATTTTTTAAATATGAAAACAACTTCTTTGTGTTTTAATCACTTCAGTAAAATTGGTTACATCCAAACCCTTTATCCCCATCCTATGCAGGTTCTTTAAAGGCAATCGGGTAATGTTGTAGTAGAACTGTAGAAGTGAGTAAGTCGACGGATACTTACAATGTTCCAACCACCCTTTTGGTGTCAGCTTGATCCTCATTGCCTCCAAAAATCCTTGCCATTCCAAAATCTGATATCTTTGGAATAAGTTGATCATCCAATAAAATGTTGCTTGCCTTAAGGTCTCTATGTATAATTTTTAATCTAGAATCTCTATGTAGGTAGAGAACGCCTCGAGTTATCCCATGGATGATGTTAAATCGCGTCTTCCATTCTCGGAGCTCTTGATGAAGTTGGTCTGGGTATTGACAAACCAAAGCATGCAATAGTGTTAATCCATAGTAACAATATGCTTGCGTACTTTCTTAGCCCAGAAATTAAGTGCTGAAACAAGTTTAAAGTTCTGTAAGAACAAACCAAAGAGAAGCGCATCCAAGCTCTTGTTTAAAGTTCTGTAAGAACAAACCGAAGCCTCCTATGCCAAGCTCGTTGATTTCTGAAAAATTGTCTGTTGCATTAACCAGGTTTTTGAACTCGAATAATGGCAAATCCTGAAAATCATTGCTACTACTTGTTGTGCCAGTAATGTTTTGCCATTGTTCCTGTATAACTGTTTTTGTAGATCTCTTTCCTACGAAATGAAAAGAAACAGTGTGGACATGGATATAAGAGATCTTATAGACTGCAAATACAGGCATTTTGAATATAGGGTGTTACCTTTTCCATTTCTGTAGGCTATCCACTTCCACAGGCAGACCACTATGATAATAGATGCAAATGCACTCAAAACCACTGTGACTGCTAGTATTGTTTTCCGTCTGCCACTTTCATCTGCACGGTAGGGAAAAACATAAACACAAAACTTGGGTAAACACAACTCTAATTTGGACAAGAACTACAAACTCAGAGTAAACCACCTGGTAAACGAGTCATTCAGatcacatgcaagtcgtgtcatTATGCAGATTCGCTTTGAGATGAATCGATTTTATGTCGGGAAGTTTTGGGTTCAGGTTGATCATTTTTCAGGTCATTTCGTGTCATTATGCATGATTGTAGATCAGTTCATCAGTCCTTAGATTTGAGTCGGGTCAAATAGGATCGTTGTAAGGCTTTCCTACATAGTTTTGTCATTTTAGGATCAAATTAGTTGTTTCAGGTCAACTCTTTTCCCAAAATCATTGAGGTCGATTTTTGGTATGGTTGTATCCGGTTGGGTCATTTGGATTAGGCAAGTGTCGAACCTAACATAATTTTGGCCGGGTACAAGTTGGATCGCATCAACTTGGGTCATATTCAATTTTTTCTGTTCAGGTTAGTTGGGATTTGCATAGGTGGGTTTGGTCATTTTGATAGATACCGGCGTACAGCCGCCACGGGGCAATTTTGATGCTTAGGAGTTTAAAACCTAGGCTTACCAACTAGTTAGCTCACATGTACATATTCTAATGTTAATCTAATACTTCCCctatcccaatcatttgttttaacttttttattctttgtgaagggtattttaatcaaaggtaagcaAATAATTGGGACGGAGGGAATATTCAACAGTGCATATGAAATGAACAAAAGATAACAAAACCCTGTTTAATCTGCTCACCTGGAAGTTCTGAATTAGCCAAACGAATGAAAACATCAGCACCATCAACTGAGAACTGTTGCAGATCAATCAGGTTTACATTCCATAACATGCATCCAATGCCAGAATAAAATGAATAAGCTAAACATGAACAATTTCCCAAGTAATTTCtctgacaattattttgatcatcCGCATAGATCCAATGCGCATAATCTGGTACTTTAATCTGCTTCATTTGCAGGAATTTGTCTTCTTTACCTCCTGGACCATGACATTGCAGCTCTGTTCTCGGAATACACCCATTACTCCAATTTCCTTTCCCCCACTCATCAATATTTTCCGGGTTAAACCCTTTCAAACATTCACAAATAGGTTGTTTCCTAGGATTACATACTGCGAATTTGCCACACTTGCCATAAACATCACACTCAGATTGTAATGACTGCCACCCATTTTCCCAGTTAATGCTACTACTAGCATTCCACAACTTTTGTGCCAAAACCCCGACATACGTCAGATAAAAATATGGGAAAAGAGATTGATCTGCCCATTCAAAAGATACCTCAACTGCATCATTATGGTTATCGATACTAAATCCAGAGGCCGCCTCTGACTTCAATAAAGGCACTCCAAGAAATAAATACCCATTCCAAGGACCAGTACGCCAATAGGGTTTATCACCATCCACAATGAAGAATTCAGGTAGAGCCCGAGGAAGACTGACAAGGCGAAATGGCCCACTTGATGGATCAATACTACTCTTCCACGATTGAAAATTTGTTTTAGTATCATACAGATTTTTATTGAAGGCCAGCTTCATACCTGGTAATAATGAATCTGTAGGATAATCGAAACTCTGCCATAGAGTAGTGGCACTACCCTTTGGAAGCAAAATAAGGTTACCTGTATCTAGGAGACGAGCTGCTGAGCTATTAGCATTAGAAGATAAATTTGATGACCAATAAATCTTATTTTGCTCATCAATGACTTGAAGATTCCCGTCATCTGAAAATTTGAGCATAGAAGATGCACTCTTTACAGGATTATCTCTGTTGGCTACCCATATAATCCCCAAAGAACCGTCAGAATTCTTTTTGTTATTGAACCATATCCCAAGATATCGATCACTCGAATTAGGTGGACTAAAGAACCCCAGCTTGAAATCATCATTGCCAGAGATTAATGTTTCTGTGTCGTTTAGAAATTGAGGGGCGGTAATAGAATTGGATGCAGCTGAACAAAACTTGAAATTGAAGCAAGAGATCAACATAAACATGACCCATGAACTCATAATCATATTAACATCCAAACCTATACTAAGTCATAAATGATGGAACTACGCAACTCTTGTAAATAAGAGCTCCATGTTTGAAAGCTTCCTCATTTACTTTAAAAAAACTGAATATATCCATCATTGCAAATTTGTAACAATATATGAACATGTCATATCTGGCTCTAAATCAATATTTATATCACAGATCTTATGTTGCATAATCGAAACATTCAGTTGGGTTAGAGATCAATAAGGTACTCATACTCTACCCATATAAGTCTTCATGACGCATTTCGACTTAgatcattaacatgtttagtaCATCCCATATAGCTTACTCTAAAAGAGGAGGATTACAAACCGATCACATTCTTTATTATATTTGTAAAGAAAAACAAGTCTTCAACTTTACAATAGAGGTTTACCTTTTGAAAAGCTTATTAAATTGACTGTGAACTTAGTCTTCCTCTCCATCTTTCAGTTTACCCTTAAACAAATGCCACATGACACATGTACAGTTTAGCTAATGGTAATGCTATTTTCTGTATATTAAGCATGCCTTTTGTCAATAGAAAGCCATTACCTTATACACAGTACCGAAACCCCCAACGCCGAGCTTGTTCATTTCTGAAAAATTATCTGTTGCATCTACCAACTCTGTGAACTCGAACAATGGTAAATCCTTATAATCATTGTTACTACCTGATGCGCCAATAATATTTTGCCACTGTGCCTCTATAAATGCTTTTGTAGCTCTCTTTCCTGCCAAGTGAAAAGCAACCGTGTGTAGATCTCAATATGGGAAATCCTACAGACTGCAAATACAGGCATTTTGAAAGCAGAAAGTTACCTTTTCCATTTATATGAGATATCCACTTCCAAAGGTAGAACACTGAGATAATAGATACGAATGCACTCAAAATTACTGAGACTGCTATTATTATTTTCCGTCTGCCACTTTCATCTACACAGCAGGGGAAAAATATAAACAGAACATTTTAGTGAACGATACTCTAATTTGTACAAGAACTGTAAAGTGAGGTAGTCAAAACCCAACAAACGGGTCATTCATATGACTAAAAGGTCGGGCCATTTTGCAAATTCACTTTTGGCTGGATCAATGTAAGTCAGGTCTTGGGTTCAGGGTTTGTTCCTTGAGTAAAAGTTTTGGGATAAGGTCAGTTTGGGTCAGGTCTCGGTATGCATGGTTGTAGTCTTGTAGAACAGTCGTTAGGTCTGAGGCCAGTCATTTAAGATCGTGTTTACTATGGTTTTTGTTATGTAGTTTGGTCGGGATCCAAATTAGTTGTTTCTACTCCACTCTTAACCGAAATCATTTTGAAGGTCTTTATCGGCCTGGTGGTTTTTAACCAATTCATTTCGGTTTTTTTGGCCGGGTTTACATGTGGGATCATATCATGTAAATTGGGTTTTTCAGTCATAGTCGCGTTCTTCTATTCAGCTTCATTGGGGACTCCGTATTCGATTGGGTCATTTAGACCAGTCTAGCCACAAAGTAAAGACGACAGATTTCAAACAACGAGGTTTATCAAGTAAGTTAGCTCACACGTACACATTCTGAAATGTTAATCTAATGTTTAACAGTGCATATGAAATGAACAGAAGGATAATTTCTTTAATTTGCGCACCTGGTACTTCTGAATTAGCCAACCGAATGAAAAGATCAGCACCATCAACAGAGAACTGTTGTAGATCAATCAAGTTTGCATTCCATAACATGCATCCAATGCCAGAATAAAATGAGTAAGCTAGACATGAACAATTTTCCAAGCAATTTCTCCGACAAATAGCTTGATCTTCAAAAATCCAATTAGCATAATCCGGTACTTTCATCTGCTTCAATTGCAAAAACTTGTCCTCTTTGCCTCCTGGGGTGCGGCATTGTAGCTCTGTTCTCCGAACACAACCATTAGTCCAATTACCTTTCCTCCATTACTCAATATTTTCCGGGTTAAACCCTTTCAAACATTCACAAACGGGTTCTTTCTTAGGATTACATACTGCAAATTTGCCACACATTCCATAAACATCACACTGAGACAGTAAAGACTGCCAGCCAAGATTCCAGCTATTGCTTACACTCACATTCCAATACTTTTGCGCCAAAATCCCATCAGAAGTCAGAGAGTACCATACAAAAAGAGATTGATCTGTCAATTCATAAGATACCTCCACTTTGTCATTATGGTTATCCACATTAAATCCGGAGGCGGCCTCTGATTTAAAAAAAGGAACTCCAAGAAATAAATACCCATTCCAAGGGCCAGTACGCCAATAGGGTTTATCCCCATCCACAATGAAAAACTCGGGTAGATCCCGAGGAAGACTAACAAGACGAAATCGCCCACTGGATGGATCAACACTGCTCTTCCATGATTGAAATTTTGTTTTAGTATCATACAAACTTTTATTAAAGGTCAGTTTTATGCCTGGTAATAATGAATTTGTAGGAGAGTTGAAACTCTGCCATAGGATAGTATCACTACCATTTGTAAGCAAAATAAGATTACCTGTATCTAAGAGCTGAGCTACTGAGCTATTTGCCTTAGACGATAAATTGGATGACCAATAAATCTTACTTTGTTCATCAACTACTTGAAGATTCCCGTCATCCGAAAATTTGAGCATAGAAGATGAGTCTTTTACAGGATTGTCTCTGTTGGCAACCCATACAATCTCCAAAGAACTGTCAGAGTTCTTTTTCTTATTGAACCATATGCCAAGATATCGATCACTTGAATTAGGTGGACTAAAGAACCCAAGCATGAAATCATCATTGCTTGGATTAATGTTTCTGGGTCTTTTAAATTTTGAGGGGTGGTAATAGAATTGGATGCAGCTAAACAAAACTCGAAACTGAAGCAAGAGATTAACATAAACAGGACCCACGAACTCATGATCATAGAAACATCGAAATCTACGATCAGTCAgaaatgatagaagtatgcaacACTTGTAAATAAGAGATCCAAGTTTAAATACTTCCTCATTTACTATGAAAAACATTGAATAAATCAGTCAATGcaagtttgtgttttgttaagCATGAAGTTCTTTTCTGATAGGATCTTTCTAACAATATATGATCATTTCATATCTGACTTTAAATAAACAATTATACTAGATCTTATGTCGCACATAATCAA
This sequence is a window from Silene latifolia isolate original U9 population chromosome 8, ASM4854445v1, whole genome shotgun sequence. Protein-coding genes within it:
- the LOC141597519 gene encoding G-type lectin S-receptor-like serine/threonine-protein kinase SD1-13 produces the protein MSSWVMFMLISCFNFKFCSAASNSITAPQFLNDTETLISGNDDFKLGFFSPPNSSDRYLGIWFNNKKNSDGSLGIIWVANRDNPVKSASSMLKFSDDGNLQVIDEQNKIYWSSNLSSNANSSAARLLDTGNLILLPKGSATTLWQSFDYPTDSLLPGMKLAFNKNLYDTKTNFQSWKSSIDPSSGPFRLVSLPRALPEFFIVDGDKPYWRTGPWNGYLFLGVPLLKSEAASGFSIDNHNDAVEVSFEWADQSLFPYFYLTYVGVLAQKLWNASSSINWENGWQSLQSECDVYGKCGKFAVCNPRKQPICECLKGFNPENIDEWGKGNWSNGCIPRTELQCHGPGGKEDKFLQMKQIKVPDYAHWIYADDQNNCQRNYLGNCSCLAYSFYSGIGCMLWNVNLIDLQQFSVDGADVFIRLANSELPDESGRRKTILAVTVVLSAFASIIIVVCLWKWIAYRNGKGKRSTKTVIQEQWQNITGTTSSSNDFQDLPLFEFKNLEASVCSYRTLNKSLDALLFDQLHQELREWKTRFNIIHGITRGVLYLHRDSRLKIIHRDLKASNILLDDQLIPKISDFGMARIFGGNEDQADTKRVVGTFGYMSPEYVMGGRFSEKSDVFSFGVLLLEIVSGRRNSSFQEDESLSLLGHAWKLWNEGDIRSLIDPVLESDFQDEILRCIHVAFLCVQDLPEGRPNISVVIYMIDSEILNLPRPIQPAFTLRRYDPHNHALQEENESASVNRVSLTCIKGRCSSVKRAHGIADEYLELSVNHFSSWLIRKQFLCVVNTKTVIYIFLSIKCFDFELGSTASDSFTSPQFLKSPETLVSNNANFQLGFFSPTNSANWYLGIWFNNKLNSEDSLEVIWVANRDNPVKNSSALFKISDDGNLQVMDGQDKIYWSSNVSFKVNNSVAQLLDTGNLILYLQGSNTRIWQSFDNPTDSLVSGVKLTFNKSLHDTKINIQSWKSNNDPSFGRFRLVSLPRDVIEFFIVAGDETYWRTGPWNGYRFIGIPFSDSDVSSGFNIDDHDGTVDLSFERSKNELLDRFVLTYDGFLQGKLWDDYKNSWEIYFQSLLSECDVYGKCGKFAVCNPMKEPICECLRGFTPENIDEWSKGNWTNGCVRRTELQCQVPGSKQDKFFYMKQIKVPDYAHWIPADPDYCQIICFETCSCLAYSYYTGVGCMLWNESLIDLQQFSEEGADLFLRLANSELPDESGKRKIITAVSVILSALFLSVSLFCLWKWIVHRNGKRATTPPIEKEQQNIFGAVGRSNEFQDLPLFEFAKLVDATDNFSEVNKLGEGGFGPVYKGKWEDGQDIAVKRLSTASGQGQQEFMNEVTVISKLQHKNLVRLLGCSVEGEEKLLVYELMPNKSLDALLFDPLQCKLLGWQKRLNIIKGISRGLLYLHRDSRLRIIHRDLKPSNILLDEELNPKISDFGLARIFGSKQDQANTLRVVGTYGYMSPEYAMEGQFSEKSDVFSLGVLLLEIVSGRQNHKLTQESFNLLTYAWNMWNENSMISLIDPSIVSQCSKGQLFKCIQIGLLCVQEFPEDRPDVPTLISMLDVDDVETLPIPKQPGFTRNKVRFKDETLSDSLERCSVNYVSVTALNGR
- the LOC141596021 gene encoding G-type lectin S-receptor-like serine/threonine-protein kinase SD1-13, coding for MKVPDYANWIFEDQAICRRNCLENCSCLAYSFYSGIGCMLWNANLIDLQQFSVDGADLFIRLANSEVPDESGRRKIIIAVSVILSAFVSIISVFYLWKWISHINGKGKRATKAFIEAQWQNIIGASGSNNDYKDLPLFEFTELVDATDNFSEMNKLGVGGFGTVYKGKLKDGEED
- the LOC141597520 gene encoding G-type lectin S-receptor-like serine/threonine-protein kinase At1g11300; the protein is MFFIVNEEVFKLGSLIYKCCILLSFLTDRRFRCFYDHEFVGPVYVNLLLQFRVLFSCIQFYYHPSKFKRPRNINPSNDDFMLGFFSPPNSSDRYLGIWFNKKKNSDSSLEIVWVANRDNPVKDSSSMLKFSDDGNLQVVDEQSKIYWSSNLSSKANSSVAQLLDTGNLILLTNGSDTILWQSFNSPTNSLLPGIKLTFNKSLYDTKTKFQSWKSSVDPSSGRFRLVSLPRDLPEFFIVDGDKPYWRTGPWNGYLFLGVPFFKSEAASGFNVDNHNDKVEVSYELTDQSLFVWYSLTSDGILAQKYWNVSVSNSWNLGWQSLLSQCDVYGMCGKFAVCNPKKEPVCECLKGFNPENIE